A genomic segment from Dethiosulfovibrio russensis encodes:
- the yidD gene encoding membrane protein insertion efficiency factor YidD translates to MKIPARIAVCIIRGYQIFISPYLGRNCRFYPTCSRYAMESIERFGLIRGGWLTLCRIVKCGPWHPGGYDPVPEKTDGPDSRGE, encoded by the coding sequence GTGAAAATCCCGGCTCGAATCGCCGTTTGTATCATAAGGGGATATCAGATATTCATATCCCCTTATCTAGGAAGGAATTGTCGGTTTTATCCTACCTGCTCTCGATATGCTATGGAGTCCATAGAGCGTTTCGGCTTGATCAGGGGTGGTTGGCTGACTTTGTGTAGAATCGTTAAATGCGGTCCCTGGCATCCCGGGGGCTACGATCCGGTTCCAGAAAAAACAGATGGACCCGACTCAAGAGGAGAGTGA
- a CDS encoding YidC/Oxa1 family membrane protein insertase translates to MKVLWEAASNAMYGLLSTIHNFVGSWGLAVIVLTLLVRLLLHPLNHKQLVSMQKMQKLQPRIKMLQEKYKDDKEGLSRETMALYKENKVNPAAGCLPLLVQLPILILLFRVLMNSDFGGASFLGITLEGSVLTTMADALGVVAVEGTNIGFMTVVKAIMANPAGLASFGLYGPNLLLLGLIIFVTWYQQRMSSTGNPQMAMMNWFMPIFMGFICLSLPGGVMLYWGASSFIGVGQQWWVLHKTSQEGKPTLYKDNPMKSKED, encoded by the coding sequence GTGAAAGTCTTGTGGGAAGCAGCTAGTAACGCTATGTATGGTCTCCTTTCGACCATCCACAATTTCGTAGGTTCTTGGGGCCTTGCGGTTATAGTTCTGACTTTGTTGGTGAGGTTGCTACTTCATCCTCTGAACCACAAACAGCTGGTCAGTATGCAGAAGATGCAGAAGCTTCAACCTCGGATCAAAATGCTTCAGGAAAAGTACAAGGACGACAAAGAGGGACTCAGCAGGGAGACCATGGCCCTCTACAAGGAGAACAAGGTTAACCCTGCGGCGGGGTGTCTCCCCCTTCTGGTGCAGTTGCCCATACTGATCCTTCTCTTCAGGGTCCTTATGAACTCCGATTTCGGAGGGGCCAGTTTCCTAGGCATCACTCTTGAAGGGTCCGTTCTTACCACCATGGCGGATGCTCTCGGGGTCGTGGCCGTCGAGGGCACCAACATCGGCTTTATGACTGTGGTCAAGGCCATAATGGCCAACCCAGCCGGACTGGCCTCTTTCGGTCTGTACGGACCCAACCTTCTCCTTCTCGGCCTGATCATATTCGTGACCTGGTATCAGCAGAGGATGTCTTCGACAGGAAATCCTCAGATGGCTATGATGAACTGGTTTATGCCGATCTTCATGGGTTTCATCTGCCTCAGCCTTCCCGGAGGAGTCATGCTTTACTGGGGGGCCTCGTCTTTCATAGGAGTGGGACAGCAGTGGTGGGTCCTTCACAAGACCTCTCAGGAAGGAAAACCCACCCTATACAAGGATAACCCGATGAAGTCCAAGGAGGATTAG